In one window of Henckelia pumila isolate YLH828 chromosome 1, ASM3356847v2, whole genome shotgun sequence DNA:
- the LOC140875440 gene encoding uncharacterized protein, which translates to MGKSDTATVSREAGESIADRLSLIDDLYYPRKVQSSAAANPSYRKSLLLDLLSRDAAVFLERYGSNLSLTELDEFDVLKEDYEINWHLNRLRSVMSPTEEEKKSKSVKVKNRRLAYMDRLILDGHYFSEDAMREREPYLHHEYVGKFQDPSGRSMARPGERWSETLMRRSEEAILVEKIRGEQQRAGVAQSDWIGNEPEMQEEVEEEEEEEEEEEDEEENENKKVVEETTQKGGEDMEVGPSSRSQQKIENKETNLELSDRMEQFTYIMQQKFLSGADHGHMDYLKIDEDETLDDHWMKVASQDAEDKYFDDV; encoded by the exons ATGGGAAAATCGGACACTGCTACAGTTAGCAGGGAAGCTGGTGAAAGCATAGCAGATCGATTGTCGCTGATTGACGACTTGTACTATCCTCGCAAGGTACAATCCTCCGCTGCCGCCAACCCCTCCTACCGCAAGTCCCTCCTCCTCGACCTTCTCTCTCGCGACGCCGCCGTTTTCTTGG AGCGTTATGGATCTAATTTATCACTCACGGAGCTTGATGAATTCGATGTGTTGAAAGAGGATTATGAAATCAATTGGCATTTAAATCGCCTACGAAGTGTAATGAGTCCAACAGAGGAGGAAAAGAAGTCTAAGTCCGTTAAGGTTAAGAATAGGAGGCTGGCATACATGGATAGGTTAATACTGGATGGACATTATTTTTCGGAGGATGCTATGAGGGAAAGAGAACCTTATTTGCATCATGAATACGTGGGAAAGTTTCAGGATCCGAGTGGAAGAAGCATGGCGAGACCTGGGGAACGGTGGTCTGAAACTCTTATGAGAAGATCAGAAGAGGCAATATTGGTGGAGAAAATTCGAGGGGAGCAACAAAGGGCGGGTGTGGCTCAAAGCGACTGGATAGGGAATGAACCGGAAATGCAAGAAGAGGTAGAagaggaggaggaggaagaagaagaggaagaggatgaggaagagaatgaaaataaaaaagttgTGGAGGAGACAACTCAGAAGGGAGGAGAGGACATGGAAGTTGGCCCTTCTAGTAGGAGCCAACAGAAAATTGAG AACAAGGAGACAAATCTTGAATTAAGCGATCGAATGGAGCAGTTTACATACATAATGCAGCAGAAGTTTTTATCTGGGGCAGATCATGGACACATGGATTACTTGAAAATAGACGAGGATGAGACGTTGGACGATCACTGGATGAAAGTAGCTAGTCAAGATGCTGAAGACAAGTATTTTGATGATGTTTGA
- the LOC140893578 gene encoding O-fucosyltransferase 1 isoform X1, protein MRSRPVHRHQQKQSGVRGMFGRLSVAVIVLVICTISLLSATKTTNRAASRSEIDVDTLWATAATGGWRPSSAPRSHWPSPPAETNGYLRVRCNGGLNQQRSAICNAVLAARIMNATLVLPELDANSFWHDDSGFHGVYDVDHFIKSLRYDVKIVESIPDIRKNGKIKKIKAFQLRPDRDAPLSWYTTVALEKMKQHGAIYLTPFSHRMAEEIDNAEFQRLRCRVNYHALRFKPHIMELSNLIVNRLRAQGHFMTIHLRFEMDMLAFAGCFDIFTAEEQKILKKYRNENFAPKKLIYNERRAIGKCPLTPEEVGLVLRSMGFDNSTRIYIAAGDLFGGERFMKPFRSLFPHLENHKTVDSTGELAKNTNGVLGSAVDYMVCLLSDIFMPTYDGPSNFANNLLGHRLYYGFRTNIQPDRKSLAPIFIDWEKGRVAGFEESVRRVMQNTNFGGPHKRISPESFYTNSWPECFCQTPAANPADKCPPDNVVDILDSQLTTGVDDDAESVSTNSTSIVDK, encoded by the exons ATGAGAAG TAGACCGGTGCATAGGCACCAGCAGAAGCAATCTGGAGTTAGAGGCATGTTTGGCAGATTATCAGTTGCTGTAATCGTACTTGTGATCTGCACGATATCTCTTTTATCTGCTACCAAGACAACCAATCGAGCCGCATCTCGATCTGAG ATTGATGTGGATACACTTTGGGCTACAGCTGCTACCGGTGGATGGAGACCATCTTCTGCTCCACGTTCTCATTGGCCTT CTCCTCCAGCAGAAACCAATGGTTATTTACGAGTTCGCTGTAATGGTGGCCTCAATCAGCAAAGAAGTGCG ATTTGTAATGCTGTTCTTGCTGCTCGAATCATGAATGCCACACTTGTTCTGCCTGAACTTGACGCAAACTCATTTTGGCATGATGACAG TGGATTTCATGGTGTCTATGATGTCGACCATTTTATCAAGTCATTGAGGTATGATGTAAAAATAGTTGAAAGTATTCCAGACATCCgaaaaaatggaaaaatcaAGAAGATAAAAGCTTTTCAG CTGCGCCCCGATAGAGATGCTCCCCTCAGTTGGTACACAACCGTTGCTTTAGAGAAGATGAAGCAGCATGGTGCTATTTATCTCACCCCTTTCTCTCATCGCATGGCTGAAGAGATTGATAACGCTGAGTTTCAACGATTAAGGTGTCGAGTGAACTATCATGCGTTAAGGTTTAAGCCGCACATTATGGAGCTTAGTAACTTGATAGTGAACAGGCTTCGTGCACAAGGTCACTTCATGACTATACATCTTCGCTTTGAGATGGATATGCTTGCATTTGCTGG GTGCTTTGATATATTCACTGCAGAggaacaaaaaattttaaagaaatatCGGAATGAAAATTTTGCCCCAAagaaacttatttataatgaaaGAAGGGCGATTGGAAAGTGCCCTCTAACTCCGGAGGAG GTCGGTCTGGTCTTACGATCAATGGGGTTTGATAACTCTACTAGGATATACATTGCAGCCGGGGACCTATTTGGAGGTGAGCGATTCATGAAACCTTTTCGATCTTTGTTCCCTCATCTTGAGAATCACAAGACAGTAGATTCCACGGGCGAACTGGCCAAGAATACAAATGGCGTTTTGGGTTCTGCTGTAGATTATATGGTTTGTCTACTCTCAGACATTTTCATGCCAACATATGATGGCCCAAGCAACTTCGCCAATAATCTACTTGGTCACCGCCTCTACTATGGTTTCCGCACAAACATTCAACCTGATAGAAAATCTCTCGCCCCCATCTTTATTGATTGGGAAAAGGGGCGTGTAGCAGGTTTTGAAGAATCTGTCAGACGGGTGATGCAAAACACAAACTTTGGTGGACCGCACAAACGAATATCACCCGAGTCATTTTACACAAATTCTTGGCCCGAATGCTTTTGCCAAACACCAGCTGCCAATCCAGCTGATAAATGCCCCCCAGATAATGTTGTGGATATATTGGACAGTCAGTTGACGACAGGAGTCGACGATGATGCAGAATCTGTCTCGACAAATTCAACATCCATCGTAGATAAGTAG
- the LOC140893578 gene encoding O-fucosyltransferase 1 isoform X2, whose protein sequence is MRRPVHRHQQKQSGVRGMFGRLSVAVIVLVICTISLLSATKTTNRAASRSEIDVDTLWATAATGGWRPSSAPRSHWPSPPAETNGYLRVRCNGGLNQQRSAICNAVLAARIMNATLVLPELDANSFWHDDSGFHGVYDVDHFIKSLRYDVKIVESIPDIRKNGKIKKIKAFQLRPDRDAPLSWYTTVALEKMKQHGAIYLTPFSHRMAEEIDNAEFQRLRCRVNYHALRFKPHIMELSNLIVNRLRAQGHFMTIHLRFEMDMLAFAGCFDIFTAEEQKILKKYRNENFAPKKLIYNERRAIGKCPLTPEEVGLVLRSMGFDNSTRIYIAAGDLFGGERFMKPFRSLFPHLENHKTVDSTGELAKNTNGVLGSAVDYMVCLLSDIFMPTYDGPSNFANNLLGHRLYYGFRTNIQPDRKSLAPIFIDWEKGRVAGFEESVRRVMQNTNFGGPHKRISPESFYTNSWPECFCQTPAANPADKCPPDNVVDILDSQLTTGVDDDAESVSTNSTSIVDK, encoded by the exons ATGAGAAG ACCGGTGCATAGGCACCAGCAGAAGCAATCTGGAGTTAGAGGCATGTTTGGCAGATTATCAGTTGCTGTAATCGTACTTGTGATCTGCACGATATCTCTTTTATCTGCTACCAAGACAACCAATCGAGCCGCATCTCGATCTGAG ATTGATGTGGATACACTTTGGGCTACAGCTGCTACCGGTGGATGGAGACCATCTTCTGCTCCACGTTCTCATTGGCCTT CTCCTCCAGCAGAAACCAATGGTTATTTACGAGTTCGCTGTAATGGTGGCCTCAATCAGCAAAGAAGTGCG ATTTGTAATGCTGTTCTTGCTGCTCGAATCATGAATGCCACACTTGTTCTGCCTGAACTTGACGCAAACTCATTTTGGCATGATGACAG TGGATTTCATGGTGTCTATGATGTCGACCATTTTATCAAGTCATTGAGGTATGATGTAAAAATAGTTGAAAGTATTCCAGACATCCgaaaaaatggaaaaatcaAGAAGATAAAAGCTTTTCAG CTGCGCCCCGATAGAGATGCTCCCCTCAGTTGGTACACAACCGTTGCTTTAGAGAAGATGAAGCAGCATGGTGCTATTTATCTCACCCCTTTCTCTCATCGCATGGCTGAAGAGATTGATAACGCTGAGTTTCAACGATTAAGGTGTCGAGTGAACTATCATGCGTTAAGGTTTAAGCCGCACATTATGGAGCTTAGTAACTTGATAGTGAACAGGCTTCGTGCACAAGGTCACTTCATGACTATACATCTTCGCTTTGAGATGGATATGCTTGCATTTGCTGG GTGCTTTGATATATTCACTGCAGAggaacaaaaaattttaaagaaatatCGGAATGAAAATTTTGCCCCAAagaaacttatttataatgaaaGAAGGGCGATTGGAAAGTGCCCTCTAACTCCGGAGGAG GTCGGTCTGGTCTTACGATCAATGGGGTTTGATAACTCTACTAGGATATACATTGCAGCCGGGGACCTATTTGGAGGTGAGCGATTCATGAAACCTTTTCGATCTTTGTTCCCTCATCTTGAGAATCACAAGACAGTAGATTCCACGGGCGAACTGGCCAAGAATACAAATGGCGTTTTGGGTTCTGCTGTAGATTATATGGTTTGTCTACTCTCAGACATTTTCATGCCAACATATGATGGCCCAAGCAACTTCGCCAATAATCTACTTGGTCACCGCCTCTACTATGGTTTCCGCACAAACATTCAACCTGATAGAAAATCTCTCGCCCCCATCTTTATTGATTGGGAAAAGGGGCGTGTAGCAGGTTTTGAAGAATCTGTCAGACGGGTGATGCAAAACACAAACTTTGGTGGACCGCACAAACGAATATCACCCGAGTCATTTTACACAAATTCTTGGCCCGAATGCTTTTGCCAAACACCAGCTGCCAATCCAGCTGATAAATGCCCCCCAGATAATGTTGTGGATATATTGGACAGTCAGTTGACGACAGGAGTCGACGATGATGCAGAATCTGTCTCGACAAATTCAACATCCATCGTAGATAAGTAG